One genomic region from Pseudochaenichthys georgianus chromosome 15, fPseGeo1.2, whole genome shotgun sequence encodes:
- the ccdc85a gene encoding coiled-coil domain-containing protein 85A isoform X1, which translates to MEKGAQVSISAESPAEDISKISDEELLKWGKEELVRRLRRAEAGKRTAIVEHGNLMREVNRRLQQHLNEIRSLKDVNQKLQEDNQELRDLCCFLDDDRQKGKRVSREWQRLGRYSAGLMRKEVAIYLQKLKELEQRQLEVIRENLELKEVCLMLEEERTAAVAGGVVGGHGGTGRRSSIDSQSSLSQMGGGVPAPGLLRDVGDGSSTSSAGSTDSPDNLKPPPLGSNASPGSRCISSEHHRKPGDVCESTGRRHSSTPEYYTFPQSCRPRGGSLTDLDPRGLRSHSQEKHSKSPTRIPCDSNPKPHSSDLLVHKQLSLSGQASPGRGKNTAKSSPELGQRHRSSHMGGACCGSPEAMLAAMGTPEHLRKGRVIVGSPESIRHHQHYQHSPGMEHGKGRFSGGSPGREQRRAAGEEMSPHHHSLYNALISAGCCTNSCRSVNLWDSFDAS; encoded by the exons ATGGAGAAAGGCGCGCAGGTGTCCATAAGCGCTGAGAGTCCGGCGGAGGATATCTCCAAAATCAGCGACGAGGAGCTGCTGAAGTGGGGCAAAGAGGAGCTGGTGCGGAGACTGCGGAGGGCAGAGGCGGGGAAGAGGACCGCCATCGTGGAGCACGGCAATCTGATGCGGGAGGTCAACCGGAGACTCCAGCAGCACCTGAACGAGATCCGGAGTCTAAAG GATGTAAACCAGAAACTGCAGGAGGACAACCAGGAGCTGCGGGACCTGTGCTGCTTCCTGGACGACGACCGGCAGAAGGGAAAGCGTGTTTCGAGGGAGTGGCAGCGTCTGGGCCGCTACAGCGCCGGCCTGATGAGGAAGGAGGTGGCCATCTACCTGCAGAAGCTGAAGGAGCTGGAGCAGCGCCAGTTGGAGGTCATCCGGGAAAACCTGGAGCTCAAGGAGGTGTGCCTCAtgctggaggaggagaggactgCTGCCGTGGCTGGAGGAGTTGTGGGGGGGCACGGAGGAACCGGGCGTAGGAGCTCCATTGACAGTCAGAGCAGCTTGTCTCAAATGGGTGGAGGTGTCCCAGCACCTGGCCTGCTGCGGGATGTAGGCGATGGAAGCAGCACCTCCAGCGCAGGGAGCACGGACAGCCCAGACAACCTCAAACCCCCCCCCCTGGGCTCCAACGCCAGTCCTGGGTCAAGATGCATCTCTTCGGAACACCACCGGAAACCAGGAGATGTGTGTGAATCCACAGGAAGGAGGCACAGCTCCACCCCGGAGTACTACACATTCCCCCAGTCGTGCCGCCCCCGAGGGGGATCCCTCACCGACTTGGACCCTCGTGGCCTTCGGAGTCACAGCCAGGAGAAACACAGTAAGTCTCCCACCAGGATACCATGTGACTCCAACCCAAAACCCCACAGCTCTGACCTACTAGTCCACAAACAGCTATCTTTGTCAGGGCAGGCATCACCCGGCCGTGGGAAGAACACCGCCAAGTCAAGCCCAGAGCTGGGTCAGAGACACCGCTCAAGTCACATGGGGGGGGCATGCTGTGGGAGTCCGGAGGCCATGCTTGCAGCGATGGGGACCCCAGAGCACCTGAGGAAAGGGCGGGTGATCGTGGGTAGTCCGGAGTCTATACGGCACCACCAGCACTATCAGCACAGCCCCGGGATGGAGCACGGTAAGGGGAGGTTTAGCGGTGGATCCCCAGGCAGGGAGCAGAGGAGAGCAGCGGGAGAGGAGATGTCCCCCCACCACCATAGTCTGTACAACG
- the ccdc85a gene encoding coiled-coil domain-containing protein 85A isoform X3 encodes MEKGAQVSISAESPAEDISKISDEELLKWGKEELVRRLRRAEAGKRTAIVEHGNLMREVNRRLQQHLNEIRSLKDVNQKLQEDNQELRDLCCFLDDDRQKGKRVSREWQRLGRYSAGLMRKEVAIYLQKLKELEQRQLEVIRENLELKEVCLMLEEERTAAVAGGVVGGHGGTGRRSSIDSQSSLSQMGGGVPAPGLLRDVGDGSSTSSAGSTDSPDNLKPPPLGSNASPGSRCISSEHHRKPGDVCESTGRRHSSTPEYYTFPQSCRPRGGSLTDLDPRGLRSHSQEKHTLISAGCCTNSCRSVNLWDSFDAS; translated from the exons ATGGAGAAAGGCGCGCAGGTGTCCATAAGCGCTGAGAGTCCGGCGGAGGATATCTCCAAAATCAGCGACGAGGAGCTGCTGAAGTGGGGCAAAGAGGAGCTGGTGCGGAGACTGCGGAGGGCAGAGGCGGGGAAGAGGACCGCCATCGTGGAGCACGGCAATCTGATGCGGGAGGTCAACCGGAGACTCCAGCAGCACCTGAACGAGATCCGGAGTCTAAAG GATGTAAACCAGAAACTGCAGGAGGACAACCAGGAGCTGCGGGACCTGTGCTGCTTCCTGGACGACGACCGGCAGAAGGGAAAGCGTGTTTCGAGGGAGTGGCAGCGTCTGGGCCGCTACAGCGCCGGCCTGATGAGGAAGGAGGTGGCCATCTACCTGCAGAAGCTGAAGGAGCTGGAGCAGCGCCAGTTGGAGGTCATCCGGGAAAACCTGGAGCTCAAGGAGGTGTGCCTCAtgctggaggaggagaggactgCTGCCGTGGCTGGAGGAGTTGTGGGGGGGCACGGAGGAACCGGGCGTAGGAGCTCCATTGACAGTCAGAGCAGCTTGTCTCAAATGGGTGGAGGTGTCCCAGCACCTGGCCTGCTGCGGGATGTAGGCGATGGAAGCAGCACCTCCAGCGCAGGGAGCACGGACAGCCCAGACAACCTCAAACCCCCCCCCCTGGGCTCCAACGCCAGTCCTGGGTCAAGATGCATCTCTTCGGAACACCACCGGAAACCAGGAGATGTGTGTGAATCCACAGGAAGGAGGCACAGCTCCACCCCGGAGTACTACACATTCCCCCAGTCGTGCCGCCCCCGAGGGGGATCCCTCACCGACTTGGACCCTCGTGGCCTTCGGAGTCACAGCCAGGAGAAACACA
- the ccdc85a gene encoding coiled-coil domain-containing protein 85A isoform X2, which produces MEKGAQVSISAESPAEDISKISDEELLKWGKEELVRRLRRAEAGKRTAIVEHGNLMREVNRRLQQHLNEIRSLKDVNQKLQEDNQELRDLCCFLDDDRQKGKRVSREWQRLGRYSAGLMRKEVAIYLQKLKELEQRQLEVIRENLELKEVCLMLEEERTAAVAGGVVGGHGGTGRRSSIDSQSSLSQMGGGVPAPGLLRDVGDGSSTSSAGSTDSPDNLKPPPLGSNASPGSRCISSEHHRKPGDVCESTGRRHSSTPEYYTFPQSCRPRGGSLTDLDPRGLRSHSQEKHSKSPTRIPCDSNPKPHSSDLLVHKQLSLSGQASPGRGKNTAKSSPELGQRHRSSHMGGACCGSPEAMLAAMGTPEHLRKGRVIVGSPESIRHHQHYQHSPGMEHGKGRFSGGSPGREQRRAAGEEMSPHHHSLYNATFPRESYARRYK; this is translated from the exons ATGGAGAAAGGCGCGCAGGTGTCCATAAGCGCTGAGAGTCCGGCGGAGGATATCTCCAAAATCAGCGACGAGGAGCTGCTGAAGTGGGGCAAAGAGGAGCTGGTGCGGAGACTGCGGAGGGCAGAGGCGGGGAAGAGGACCGCCATCGTGGAGCACGGCAATCTGATGCGGGAGGTCAACCGGAGACTCCAGCAGCACCTGAACGAGATCCGGAGTCTAAAG GATGTAAACCAGAAACTGCAGGAGGACAACCAGGAGCTGCGGGACCTGTGCTGCTTCCTGGACGACGACCGGCAGAAGGGAAAGCGTGTTTCGAGGGAGTGGCAGCGTCTGGGCCGCTACAGCGCCGGCCTGATGAGGAAGGAGGTGGCCATCTACCTGCAGAAGCTGAAGGAGCTGGAGCAGCGCCAGTTGGAGGTCATCCGGGAAAACCTGGAGCTCAAGGAGGTGTGCCTCAtgctggaggaggagaggactgCTGCCGTGGCTGGAGGAGTTGTGGGGGGGCACGGAGGAACCGGGCGTAGGAGCTCCATTGACAGTCAGAGCAGCTTGTCTCAAATGGGTGGAGGTGTCCCAGCACCTGGCCTGCTGCGGGATGTAGGCGATGGAAGCAGCACCTCCAGCGCAGGGAGCACGGACAGCCCAGACAACCTCAAACCCCCCCCCCTGGGCTCCAACGCCAGTCCTGGGTCAAGATGCATCTCTTCGGAACACCACCGGAAACCAGGAGATGTGTGTGAATCCACAGGAAGGAGGCACAGCTCCACCCCGGAGTACTACACATTCCCCCAGTCGTGCCGCCCCCGAGGGGGATCCCTCACCGACTTGGACCCTCGTGGCCTTCGGAGTCACAGCCAGGAGAAACACAGTAAGTCTCCCACCAGGATACCATGTGACTCCAACCCAAAACCCCACAGCTCTGACCTACTAGTCCACAAACAGCTATCTTTGTCAGGGCAGGCATCACCCGGCCGTGGGAAGAACACCGCCAAGTCAAGCCCAGAGCTGGGTCAGAGACACCGCTCAAGTCACATGGGGGGGGCATGCTGTGGGAGTCCGGAGGCCATGCTTGCAGCGATGGGGACCCCAGAGCACCTGAGGAAAGGGCGGGTGATCGTGGGTAGTCCGGAGTCTATACGGCACCACCAGCACTATCAGCACAGCCCCGGGATGGAGCACGGTAAGGGGAGGTTTAGCGGTGGATCCCCAGGCAGGGAGCAGAGGAGAGCAGCGGGAGAGGAGATGTCCCCCCACCACCATAGTCTGTACAACG caaccttcccacgtgaatcctacgcacggcgttataaatga